The Halalkalibacter krulwichiae genome has a segment encoding these proteins:
- a CDS encoding NUDIX hydrolase — protein sequence MTSLGEHVPQKQNIAVSGYITNDKNETLLVKTYWRSDTWELPGGGIEEGETLDIALCKEVLEETGVEVKLEGVTGIYSNGETVSIVFCGKCIGGNLKKSSETQDVRFVKLDSSNVLSYITRGKFIPRVLDAMNGSCIPYEAFKVRPYRLIKRLGGTLGKN from the coding sequence ATGACTTCTCTAGGAGAACATGTTCCCCAAAAGCAGAATATTGCCGTTAGCGGATATATTACAAACGACAAAAATGAAACTTTGTTAGTTAAAACATATTGGAGATCCGATACATGGGAACTTCCTGGAGGAGGGATAGAGGAGGGAGAAACACTCGACATCGCCCTTTGTAAAGAGGTCCTTGAAGAGACCGGTGTTGAAGTTAAGTTAGAAGGTGTAACGGGGATATATTCAAATGGAGAAACTGTTTCAATTGTTTTCTGTGGAAAATGTATCGGGGGAAATCTAAAAAAATCGAGCGAAACCCAAGATGTTCGTTTTGTGAAATTAGATTCATCAAATGTATTATCTTATATTACGCGAGGAAAATTCATTCCACGAGTATTAGATGCTATGAATGGAAGTTGTATACCGTATGAAGCGTTTAAAGTCAGACCTTATAGGTTAATAAAACGTCTAGGTGGTACTTTAGGAAAAAATTAA
- a CDS encoding DsrE/DsrF/DrsH-like family protein, which yields MSRKLAIIASNGGLFDAYKVFNVATAAAATDQEVAIFFTFEGLNLIHKEAYSQLPMPEGKEHYQKGFEKANVPAIPELVAMAQEMGVKLIGCQMTMDVMELEKDAFVDGIEVGGAVTFLEFAKDADVTLTF from the coding sequence ATGAGTAGAAAATTAGCAATTATCGCAAGCAATGGTGGGTTATTTGATGCGTACAAAGTATTCAATGTAGCAACAGCTGCAGCTGCAACAGACCAAGAGGTAGCAATATTCTTTACTTTTGAAGGTCTAAACTTAATTCATAAAGAAGCATACAGTCAATTACCAATGCCTGAGGGGAAAGAGCATTACCAAAAGGGTTTTGAAAAAGCCAATGTTCCAGCTATTCCGGAACTTGTGGCAATGGCACAAGAAATGGGTGTTAAACTAATTGGCTGTCAAATGACAATGGATGTTATGGAGCTGGAAAAAGATGCATTTGTTGATGGAATTGAAGTGGGTGGAGCCGTTACGTTCTTAGAATTCGCCAAGGATGCGGATGTAACGTTAACCTTTTAA
- a CDS encoding sulfite exporter TauE/SafE family protein, producing MDFAFIITIFLIGFIGSYVSGMLGIGGSIIKYPMLLYIPPLFGLAAFSAHEVSGISAIQVFFATIGGVWAYRKGGYLNKTLIIYMGSAILIGSFVGGYGSKLMSEGGINLIYGILALIAAVMMFIPKKGIDNVPLDQVTFNKWIAASFALIVGIGAGIVGAAGAFLLVPIMLVVLKVPTRMTIASSLAITFISSIGATVGKITTGQIDYFPAFIMIVASLIASPLGAMAGKKMNTKVLQVILAVLIAATAVKIWIDIL from the coding sequence ATGGATTTTGCTTTTATTATTACAATCTTTTTAATTGGTTTCATAGGTTCGTATGTTTCAGGAATGTTAGGAATTGGCGGATCAATTATTAAATATCCCATGCTATTATATATTCCACCATTGTTTGGTTTAGCAGCCTTTAGTGCTCATGAAGTTTCGGGTATTAGTGCGATTCAAGTGTTCTTTGCGACCATTGGTGGAGTGTGGGCTTATCGTAAAGGTGGATACTTAAATAAGACGTTAATTATTTATATGGGATCAGCTATTCTAATTGGTAGCTTTGTTGGCGGTTATGGATCAAAACTCATGTCAGAAGGTGGAATTAATCTCATTTACGGTATTTTAGCTTTAATTGCCGCAGTGATGATGTTTATTCCTAAAAAGGGAATTGATAATGTTCCACTTGATCAAGTGACATTTAATAAATGGATAGCAGCTAGCTTTGCATTAATTGTTGGAATTGGAGCAGGAATTGTGGGCGCTGCTGGGGCGTTCTTACTGGTCCCAATCATGCTTGTTGTATTAAAAGTTCCAACGCGCATGACAATCGCTTCTTCATTAGCGATAACCTTCATTTCATCCATTGGAGCAACCGTTGGAAAGATTACAACAGGACAAATTGATTATTTTCCAGCTTTTATTATGATTGTGGCGAGTCTTATTGCCTCTCCACTAGGTGCAATGGCAGGAAAGAAGATGAATACAAAGGTTTTGCAGGTGATATTAGCTGTATTGATTGCTGCAACAGCAGTGAAAATTTGGATTGACATCTTATAA
- a CDS encoding DUF1360 domain-containing protein, whose amino-acid sequence MITLMQIMLLSLATFRLTRLLVYDKITEFLRTPFIEDYEEEQEGEMVVFIKPRGTGIRAWIGQLISCYWCTGLWVAIFLYGSWCFFPNFVQPVLVVLSIAAIAAIIETVVQQLVE is encoded by the coding sequence ATGATTACATTGATGCAAATAATGCTTTTATCATTAGCGACTTTTCGCCTTACTAGACTTCTAGTCTATGATAAAATTACAGAGTTTTTGCGCACACCGTTCATTGAGGATTATGAAGAAGAGCAAGAAGGTGAAATGGTTGTTTTCATTAAGCCTCGTGGTACCGGTATACGGGCATGGATCGGCCAATTAATAAGTTGTTACTGGTGTACAGGGTTGTGGGTAGCGATTTTCTTATACGGAAGCTGGTGTTTTTTTCCGAATTTTGTACAACCAGTGCTTGTTGTTTTATCCATTGCGGCTATAGCTGCAATTATTGAAACGGTTGTGCAACAGTTAGTAGAGTAG
- a CDS encoding MBL fold metallo-hydrolase codes for MSVKAMNSKEVARKVIKKKELFILDVRNEGDFADWKIEGENFDYFNIPYFELLDGVEEIMDKIPADKEVLVVCAKEGSSMMVAEMLSDEGLDVSYLEGGMKNWSEYLEPVKVGNLKDGGELYQFVRLGKGCLSYMVVSNGEAAIIDATRMADVYVNFAKEINAKITHVFDTHLHADHISGGRKIAEATGATYWLPPKDAGEVVFEYAALEGGNDVQIGNSTINIHALYSPGHTIGSTSFVIDEKYLLSGDILFIDSIGRPDLAGLAEDWVGDLRESLYKRYRELSEELIVLPAHFMIIEELNEDGSVAEKLGTLFASNHGLNIEDENEFRSMVTENLPPQPNAYQEIREMNMGKITPDEEKQREMEIGPNRCAVR; via the coding sequence ATGTCGGTTAAAGCGATGAATTCAAAAGAAGTAGCAAGAAAAGTGATTAAAAAGAAAGAGCTATTTATTCTAGACGTTCGGAATGAAGGGGATTTCGCTGATTGGAAGATTGAAGGAGAGAACTTTGATTACTTTAATATTCCTTATTTTGAACTATTAGATGGCGTAGAAGAAATCATGGATAAAATTCCAGCAGATAAAGAAGTCTTAGTCGTTTGTGCGAAAGAAGGTTCTTCGATGATGGTAGCAGAGATGTTGTCTGATGAAGGACTAGATGTTTCTTATCTTGAAGGCGGAATGAAGAATTGGAGTGAATATTTAGAGCCAGTTAAAGTAGGGAACCTAAAAGACGGTGGTGAGCTATATCAATTTGTCCGTCTAGGTAAAGGCTGTCTATCTTATATGGTTGTTTCAAATGGGGAAGCTGCGATTATCGATGCAACACGTATGGCAGATGTGTATGTGAACTTTGCTAAAGAAATCAATGCAAAAATCACACACGTATTTGATACTCATCTACATGCTGATCACATCTCAGGTGGAAGAAAAATTGCGGAAGCAACTGGTGCAACCTACTGGTTACCTCCAAAAGACGCAGGTGAGGTAGTGTTTGAATATGCAGCACTTGAAGGCGGAAATGACGTACAAATCGGAAACTCAACGATCAACATTCATGCACTATACTCACCTGGCCATACAATTGGTTCGACTTCATTTGTTATCGATGAAAAATACCTATTATCCGGAGACATTCTCTTCATTGATTCAATTGGAAGACCTGACCTAGCAGGACTGGCTGAAGATTGGGTAGGAGATTTACGTGAGTCGCTTTATAAACGTTATAGAGAACTATCAGAAGAGTTGATTGTTTTACCGGCTCACTTTATGATCATCGAAGAGTTAAATGAAGATGGAAGTGTTGCAGAAAAACTAGGCACATTATTTGCTTCAAATCATGGTTTAAACATTGAGGATGAAAATGAGTTTAGATCAATGGTGACAGAAAACTTACCACCACAACCGAACGCATATCAAGAAATTCGTGAAATGAATATGGGGAAAATTACACCAGATGAAGAGAAGCAACGTGAAATGGAAATTGGGCCAAACCGTTGTGCAGTTAGATAA
- a CDS encoding DUF4198 domain-containing protein encodes MKKIYLFIILLFFPTLFFGQDKASASEIYIQVKEIIATNELQVDLLHGHIRDYVTEIDINDLKLYVLDPNEEIQSLPLEQVGVQARAYVPISIEGNYTFWAMYQPKPPYAEQEDNPPTTAITKQIYPVGTKADFSQQSLELPLEVIPTVSIESFTEGKFTGEVLFNETALNDTAIMAFGPNEEVLEVTTNEKGEFEFIFDSVGIWLLKTNIEAEDTDDEIESTFTSTFVIDTSLTQPPPEPAPNRTWIYVTIFLVGGAVGACGVILLLKHRGKQRVEKDKQS; translated from the coding sequence TTGAAAAAAATCTATCTATTTATTATACTACTATTCTTTCCTACTTTATTTTTTGGACAAGATAAAGCCTCGGCTTCTGAGATCTATATCCAAGTAAAGGAAATAATTGCAACGAATGAGTTACAGGTAGACCTGCTGCATGGTCATATTCGTGATTATGTTACAGAAATAGATATTAATGATCTAAAACTATATGTTCTTGATCCTAATGAAGAAATTCAATCATTACCATTAGAGCAAGTCGGCGTTCAAGCACGTGCCTATGTTCCAATCTCTATAGAAGGTAACTATACCTTTTGGGCTATGTATCAACCTAAGCCGCCTTATGCAGAACAGGAGGATAATCCACCAACGACTGCTATCACAAAACAAATCTATCCTGTAGGTACAAAAGCTGACTTTAGTCAACAATCCCTAGAGTTACCATTAGAAGTTATCCCGACTGTATCAATTGAATCCTTTACAGAAGGTAAATTTACTGGAGAAGTCTTGTTCAATGAAACAGCATTAAATGATACAGCCATAATGGCTTTTGGTCCAAATGAAGAAGTATTAGAAGTTACTACTAATGAAAAGGGAGAATTTGAATTTATATTTGATTCTGTTGGTATTTGGTTGTTAAAAACAAATATAGAAGCGGAAGATACAGATGACGAAATAGAAAGTACATTTACCTCAACATTTGTTATAGATACTTCGCTTACACAGCCACCACCTGAACCAGCACCTAATCGAACATGGATTTATGTTACGATCTTTTTGGTAGGCGGGGCTGTTGGAGCATGCGGAGTCATCCTTTTGTTAAAACATAGAGGCAAACAAAGGGTAGAGAAGGATAAACAAAGTTAA
- a CDS encoding sulfurtransferase TusA family protein, which translates to MNSDKVLDAKGLACPMPIVRTKKAMTELESGQVLEIHATDKGAKSDLAAWAKSGGHELVSDTEEDGVLKFWIKKG; encoded by the coding sequence ATGAATTCAGATAAAGTATTAGACGCAAAAGGATTAGCATGTCCAATGCCAATCGTTAGAACAAAGAAAGCTATGACAGAACTTGAATCAGGCCAAGTGCTTGAAATTCATGCAACAGATAAAGGGGCAAAAAGTGACCTAGCAGCTTGGGCGAAATCTGGTGGTCATGAGCTAGTATCAGATACGGAAGAAGATGGTGTATTAAAGTTCTGGATTAAAAAAGGCTAA